The following coding sequences lie in one Mycobacterium sp. DL440 genomic window:
- a CDS encoding RND family transporter — translation MSTHRANRPFVARSVRILAVPIIVFWALLAVTTNTFIPQVERVAEQLAGSMIPSYAPSQVAMLRIGEKFQESTSTSLTMLVFEADRPLDDGDHRYYDDLMNRLKQDPEHVQYVMDLWGKPITAAGAQSVDGKATFVLLRLAGNIGQLQANESVNAVRDIIANDTPPPGLKVYVSGAAPLASDTLTIANSSLNNITILTIVLIVIMLLVVYRSLANVLVPLVSVLIEMLVAKGVIATLGHFGVIPLSSFAVNIVVALTLGAGTDYGIFLMGRYREARQDGESREDAFFTAYRSVAPIIIGSGLTIAGACYCLSLARLDYFHTMGPAVAISMLFTIAAALTLAPALLTLGSLFGLFDPKRMTKGHLYRRIATSVVRWPKPVFVASTAVVMIGAVFVPTFQVSYDDRAYQPADGAANLGFEASDRHFSQSKLFSEMLMVESDHDMRNSADFISLDRVAKSLIRLPGVAMVQSITRPLGRPLEHATIPYLFTTQGSGSGQQLPFTEQQNENTDKQAEIQARSVEVLQKVIGLTQQMADELHSTVLTLENLKQVTDDMNAGISNLDDFLRPLKSYFYWEPHCFDIPACWAMRSLFDSLDGIDSLDTQIANAVTSFEAIDKLLPQMISQLERMMADTRALLGVITNNYGPAHLQSTQTDQTYYDLINVGNDFDKSRSDDFFYIPREAFDNEDVKTGMQLMMSPDGKAARFIVTHEGNAMGPEGIDHVEQFPDAIQAALKETSLAGSKIYIGGAGSNNKDIKAYAASDLLIVAIAAFVLIFLIMLYLTRSLVAAMVIPGTVAFSYAGAFGLSILVWQHLIGLHLHWLVLPLTFIILVAVGSDYNLLLISRVKEESGAGLNTGLIRALGSTGGVVTSAGLVFAFTMLAMLISDLRTIGQVGSTVCIGLLLDTLIVRSFVVPCLLRFLGPWFWWPTFIRQRPLRQRPQVPQQQRAEV, via the coding sequence ATGAGCACACATCGCGCCAACAGACCCTTCGTCGCGCGGTCCGTGCGCATCCTGGCGGTGCCGATCATCGTGTTCTGGGCGCTTCTGGCGGTCACCACCAATACGTTCATTCCGCAGGTCGAGCGGGTGGCCGAGCAACTCGCGGGATCCATGATCCCGAGCTATGCGCCGTCGCAGGTCGCGATGCTGCGTATCGGGGAGAAGTTCCAGGAGTCCACATCCACCAGCCTCACCATGCTGGTGTTCGAGGCCGACCGCCCGCTCGACGACGGTGACCACCGGTACTACGACGACCTGATGAACCGGCTCAAGCAGGACCCCGAGCACGTGCAGTACGTGATGGACCTGTGGGGCAAGCCGATCACCGCGGCCGGAGCCCAAAGTGTCGATGGCAAGGCGACTTTCGTGCTGTTGCGGCTCGCCGGGAACATCGGGCAGCTCCAGGCCAACGAGTCGGTGAACGCGGTGCGGGACATCATCGCCAACGACACCCCACCACCGGGCCTCAAGGTCTACGTCAGCGGCGCCGCGCCACTGGCATCGGACACCCTCACCATCGCCAACTCCAGCCTGAACAACATCACGATCCTGACGATCGTCCTGATCGTGATCATGCTGCTGGTGGTCTACCGGTCGCTGGCCAACGTGCTGGTGCCGCTCGTCAGCGTGCTGATCGAAATGCTTGTCGCGAAGGGCGTCATCGCGACACTCGGGCACTTCGGCGTCATCCCGCTGTCGTCGTTCGCAGTGAACATCGTCGTCGCACTGACACTGGGGGCCGGAACCGACTACGGCATCTTTCTGATGGGGCGTTATCGGGAGGCCAGACAGGACGGCGAGAGCCGCGAGGATGCGTTCTTCACCGCGTACCGCAGCGTCGCCCCCATCATCATCGGCTCCGGACTGACGATCGCCGGCGCGTGTTACTGCCTGAGTCTGGCCCGGCTCGACTACTTCCACACCATGGGTCCAGCGGTGGCCATCAGCATGCTGTTCACCATCGCCGCTGCCCTGACGCTCGCGCCCGCGCTGCTGACATTGGGCAGTCTCTTCGGGCTGTTCGACCCGAAGCGAATGACCAAGGGCCATCTGTACCGGCGGATCGCGACGAGCGTGGTGCGTTGGCCGAAACCCGTCTTCGTCGCAAGTACCGCCGTCGTGATGATCGGAGCGGTATTCGTCCCCACCTTCCAGGTGAGCTATGACGACCGCGCCTACCAACCTGCCGACGGCGCAGCCAATCTCGGCTTCGAGGCCTCGGATCGGCACTTCTCGCAGAGCAAGCTGTTCAGCGAGATGCTGATGGTCGAGAGCGACCACGACATGCGTAACTCGGCCGATTTCATCTCGCTCGATCGCGTCGCGAAAAGTCTCATCCGGCTCCCCGGCGTCGCCATGGTGCAGAGCATCACCCGGCCCTTGGGCAGGCCGCTGGAGCACGCCACGATTCCCTACCTGTTCACCACCCAGGGCAGCGGAAGCGGACAGCAGTTGCCGTTCACCGAGCAGCAGAACGAGAACACCGACAAGCAGGCCGAGATCCAGGCGCGTTCGGTCGAGGTTCTGCAGAAGGTGATCGGGCTGACCCAGCAGATGGCCGACGAACTACATTCCACGGTCCTGACGTTGGAAAACCTCAAACAGGTGACCGACGACATGAACGCGGGAATCTCCAACCTCGACGACTTCCTGCGGCCGTTGAAGAGCTACTTCTACTGGGAACCACACTGTTTCGACATCCCGGCGTGTTGGGCGATGCGCTCGTTGTTCGACTCGCTCGACGGTATCGACAGCCTCGACACCCAAATCGCCAATGCCGTCACGTCCTTCGAGGCCATCGACAAGCTATTGCCGCAGATGATCTCGCAGCTGGAGCGGATGATGGCCGATACCCGCGCGCTGCTGGGTGTCATCACCAACAACTACGGTCCGGCGCATCTGCAGTCCACCCAGACCGACCAGACGTACTACGACCTGATCAACGTGGGCAACGACTTCGACAAATCCCGCAGCGACGACTTCTTCTACATCCCCAGGGAGGCGTTCGACAACGAGGATGTCAAGACCGGCATGCAACTGATGATGTCGCCGGACGGCAAGGCCGCCCGGTTCATCGTCACCCACGAGGGCAATGCCATGGGCCCCGAAGGAATCGACCACGTCGAACAGTTCCCGGACGCGATCCAGGCGGCCCTCAAGGAAACCTCGCTGGCCGGCTCCAAGATCTACATCGGCGGCGCGGGGTCGAACAACAAGGACATCAAGGCCTATGCGGCGTCCGACCTGCTGATCGTGGCGATCGCCGCTTTCGTGTTGATCTTCCTGATCATGCTGTATCTGACCCGGAGCCTGGTGGCGGCCATGGTGATTCCCGGCACGGTGGCATTCTCGTATGCCGGCGCCTTCGGACTGTCAATCCTGGTGTGGCAGCACCTGATCGGACTGCACCTGCACTGGCTGGTACTGCCGCTGACCTTCATCATCCTGGTTGCGGTCGGCTCCGACTACAACCTGCTGCTGATCTCCCGGGTCAAGGAGGAGTCCGGTGCGGGGTTGAACACCGGGCTGATCCGCGCACTCGGGAGCACCGGTGGCGTGGTGACCTCCGCGGGTCTGGTGTTCGCGTTCACCATGCTGGCCATGCTGATCAGCGATCTGCGCACCATCGGCCAGGTGGGTTCGACGGTGTGTATCGGTCTGCTGCTCGACACCCTGATCGTCCGCTCGTTCGTGGTGCCGTGTTTGTTGCGCTTCCTCGGCCCGTGGTTCTGGTGGCCCACGTTCATCCGCCAGCGACCGCTCAGGCAGCGGCCCCAGGTGCCGCAACAGCAGCGGGCGGAGGTGTGA
- a CDS encoding MmpS family transport accessory protein, with product MIGEPRSRRLVQKGWLPVVTVIAVGVGALGVWKVHQMSEPGPVPTVLAAQAPEQFTPKQLTYEVFGSVGDGGMLSYVDIDGHPHKVDVTELPWTHTETTTLTVVSGSISVQVNGGEVGCRMLVNGVVRDEQSSTHAEADVTCRVKSA from the coding sequence ATGATCGGGGAACCGCGAAGTCGAAGGCTTGTGCAGAAGGGATGGCTCCCGGTCGTCACCGTCATCGCGGTCGGCGTCGGCGCACTGGGTGTCTGGAAGGTGCACCAGATGTCCGAACCCGGACCCGTGCCCACCGTCCTTGCCGCGCAGGCACCCGAGCAGTTCACCCCGAAACAACTCACCTACGAGGTGTTCGGCTCCGTCGGTGACGGCGGGATGCTGAGCTACGTCGACATCGACGGGCACCCGCACAAGGTCGATGTCACCGAGCTGCCCTGGACGCACACTGAGACGACGACCCTGACCGTGGTGTCCGGCAGCATCTCCGTGCAAGTCAACGGTGGCGAAGTCGGGTGCCGGATGCTGGTCAACGGCGTTGTGCGCGACGAACAATCGTCCACCCATGCCGAAGCCGATGTCACCTGCCGGGTGAAGTCCGCATGA
- a CDS encoding MarR family winged helix-turn-helix transcriptional regulator, giving the protein MGSASFDSSVEAISSMLVSSADLMWRHLADRKGLSASATLVMVRLNREGPMRVTALAEAEGASQSGMTQLVQRLEQQGLLERCSDPDDGRACLVKVSEGGRRLWEERAVLRKQRITELLAGLPDDDQAALWLAAQVAGRLVDQMREIADTRASTDG; this is encoded by the coding sequence GTGGGCAGCGCATCCTTCGACAGCAGCGTGGAAGCCATCTCGTCGATGCTCGTGTCGAGCGCGGATCTGATGTGGCGGCATCTCGCTGATCGCAAAGGGCTGAGCGCGAGTGCGACGCTGGTCATGGTCCGCCTCAACCGCGAGGGGCCGATGCGGGTCACCGCGCTCGCCGAAGCGGAGGGCGCGAGTCAGTCGGGCATGACGCAACTGGTCCAGCGTCTGGAACAGCAAGGGCTGCTGGAGCGCTGCAGCGACCCCGATGACGGGCGCGCTTGTCTGGTCAAGGTCAGCGAGGGCGGTCGGCGTCTGTGGGAGGAGCGGGCCGTCCTGCGCAAGCAGCGGATAACCGAACTGTTGGCCGGTTTGCCGGATGACGACCAGGCGGCGTTGTGGCTCGCCGCTCAGGTCGCGGGACGACTGGTCGACCAGATGCGCGAGATCGCCGACACCCGAGCAAGCACCGATGGATAG
- a CDS encoding SRPBCC family protein, which produces MEGSATVRMSAPADRIWNLIADVRNTGKFSPEVMEAEWLGGATGPALGARFRGHVKRNEIGPVYWTTCEVTACDPGREFGFAVLLGDRAVNNWHYRLEPAGSETAVTESFRMTPGAFTTVFSMLGGQLRTRRNIRDMRKTLERIKAVVETGEQ; this is translated from the coding sequence ATGGAAGGCTCAGCAACCGTACGCATGTCCGCGCCGGCGGACCGCATCTGGAATCTCATCGCCGACGTGCGCAATACCGGGAAGTTCTCGCCGGAGGTGATGGAAGCCGAATGGCTCGGCGGTGCCACCGGCCCCGCCCTGGGCGCGCGGTTCCGCGGGCACGTCAAGCGGAACGAGATCGGGCCCGTCTATTGGACGACCTGCGAGGTGACCGCCTGCGATCCCGGGCGTGAGTTCGGCTTCGCCGTCTTGTTGGGCGACCGAGCGGTCAACAACTGGCACTACCGGCTGGAACCGGCCGGCTCCGAGACCGCTGTCACCGAATCCTTCCGGATGACGCCGGGAGCGTTCACCACCGTGTTCTCGATGCTCGGCGGACAGCTCCGCACACGCCGGAACATCCGCGACATGCGCAAGACTCTCGAACGGATCAAGGCTGTCGTGGAGACCGGCGAGCAATAG
- a CDS encoding FIVAR domain-containing protein, protein MPRSRRGKATVAAAMAGVLVVGLLGAAYETSPGGSLWGVTRTVFPGHAQDVALTAVVADLKKAQDILGSGQQPTADQLTDARTALNQAKQDLDYLSPSPERTSMQNLYLQLTQQLLQYTPDSVQRLAPLPAPPPAPPAGDPQPDAVALTSATAPTWGYGAPDDYVPAPPGVPDSPMADWPQPIDPPLTPNLTNLGYYDPSWGQLYGYDTGNWYNYDLSGYNRYGYDFIGFDRWGYDRWGYDRWGYDRWGYNWAGYNWSGYDRRGWDRNGCNEWGQHRDRPWEGRNQGWYDRHHPYQQYYEWKFQNHNPVYRRAHWDRAHGFNPHLYQNWNMNRDWHNPRNRDWAPPAVAASTAVNIHITSPVVSLNASLTQFISNDRATRTSGPLMKDLADKSARTFARDLTHPTPRTNPLIGWQPPSTLGQRPDTPKERHQTSSAPQALTAPPELAAPAPAAPPSKVSPGFTAPKLSPVPAYTPPTIDKARGKPGTAPAPEAGPDPFPGLPATPPHADRPNPAAASPDQPEPASPPNPAHDRPDEVPAPRQTAPDPQAPASDAPAAPETPRQQEPPQRRNAPEEPPAQRDPAPKVQVPEAEAPAPKTQAPEPQAPVWQEPPPAPKREAPAPKETPAPKYQAPERQAPVWQEPAQQAPPQEAPARQQPRWEAPARQQPSREAPARQERPTREAPAPRQAPQPRSEPASPKGPKCPPPMCSGHG, encoded by the coding sequence GTGCCCCGTTCTCGCCGAGGCAAGGCCACCGTCGCCGCCGCCATGGCCGGCGTGCTGGTGGTGGGCCTACTCGGCGCGGCGTACGAGACCTCACCCGGTGGTTCTCTGTGGGGCGTCACGCGGACGGTGTTTCCGGGACACGCCCAAGACGTCGCCTTGACCGCTGTCGTAGCTGACCTGAAGAAGGCTCAGGACATTCTCGGTAGCGGGCAGCAACCCACCGCCGATCAGCTGACCGACGCCCGCACCGCGCTCAATCAAGCCAAGCAGGACCTTGACTACCTGTCGCCGTCACCTGAGCGAACCAGTATGCAGAATCTCTATCTTCAACTGACACAACAACTTCTGCAATACACACCCGATTCAGTGCAACGGCTCGCGCCGTTGCCCGCCCCGCCTCCGGCGCCACCGGCCGGCGACCCGCAACCGGACGCTGTGGCACTGACCAGCGCGACAGCGCCGACGTGGGGATATGGTGCGCCCGACGACTATGTCCCAGCACCGCCCGGCGTTCCGGATTCCCCGATGGCCGATTGGCCGCAGCCAATTGATCCGCCGTTGACGCCCAACCTCACAAACCTGGGTTACTACGACCCGTCCTGGGGCCAGCTCTACGGCTACGACACCGGCAATTGGTACAACTACGACCTCAGTGGCTACAACCGGTACGGGTACGACTTCATCGGCTTCGACCGGTGGGGATATGACCGCTGGGGCTACGACCGGTGGGGATACGACCGCTGGGGTTACAACTGGGCAGGTTACAACTGGTCGGGCTACGACCGCCGCGGCTGGGACCGCAACGGCTGCAACGAATGGGGCCAACACCGCGACCGCCCTTGGGAGGGCCGCAACCAGGGCTGGTACGACCGCCACCATCCGTACCAGCAGTACTACGAGTGGAAGTTCCAGAACCACAACCCGGTGTATCGCCGCGCGCACTGGGACCGGGCCCACGGATTCAACCCGCACCTCTACCAGAACTGGAACATGAACCGGGACTGGCACAATCCGCGCAACCGCGATTGGGCGCCGCCGGCCGTCGCGGCGAGCACCGCCGTCAACATCCACATCACGTCCCCAGTCGTGAGCCTGAATGCCTCACTGACACAGTTCATCTCCAATGACAGGGCGACACGTACCTCCGGTCCCCTGATGAAAGACCTCGCGGACAAGTCCGCACGTACCTTCGCCAGGGACCTCACCCACCCCACCCCTCGGACCAATCCCCTCATCGGGTGGCAGCCGCCGTCGACGCTGGGGCAGCGACCCGATACACCCAAGGAGCGCCACCAAACATCGTCTGCGCCACAGGCGTTAACGGCACCACCGGAATTGGCGGCACCAGCACCAGCTGCGCCGCCGTCGAAGGTGTCGCCCGGGTTTACCGCACCCAAGCTGTCGCCGGTGCCTGCCTATACGCCGCCGACGATCGACAAAGCGCGCGGAAAGCCGGGGACTGCACCGGCGCCGGAAGCAGGCCCGGATCCTTTCCCGGGGTTACCGGCGACGCCCCCGCACGCTGACCGGCCGAACCCGGCCGCAGCGTCACCGGACCAACCGGAACCGGCAAGCCCACCCAACCCTGCACACGATCGTCCCGACGAGGTCCCGGCGCCGCGCCAGACCGCTCCCGATCCGCAGGCGCCGGCGTCAGACGCGCCCGCAGCCCCAGAGACACCGAGACAACAGGAGCCTCCGCAGCGGCGAAATGCACCGGAAGAGCCTCCGGCGCAGCGCGATCCTGCCCCCAAGGTCCAGGTCCCCGAGGCCGAAGCGCCGGCCCCCAAGACCCAGGCCCCCGAGCCACAGGCGCCGGTGTGGCAGGAACCCCCGCCCGCGCCCAAACGCGAGGCCCCGGCTCCCAAGGAGACCCCGGCTCCGAAGTACCAGGCCCCCGAGCGCCAGGCCCCCGTCTGGCAGGAACCGGCTCAGCAAGCCCCTCCGCAAGAGGCTCCTGCACGGCAACAGCCTCGTTGGGAGGCGCCCGCCCGACAACAGCCCTCTCGGGAGGCGCCCGCCCGACAGGAACGGCCGACACGCGAGGCCCCGGCCCCGCGGCAAGCTCCTCAGCCACGTTCGGAGCCCGCGTCACCGAAGGGCCCGAAGTGTCCACCGCCGATGTGTTCGGGTCACGGATAA
- a CDS encoding response regulator transcription factor, whose translation MTDPTDSRPDLAGPVAAAADRVIVAGHDVLFREGLACLLSHWGFHVVATAGGVTQLLPLVRATAPELVVISIPIPADHPEEYEAARLIRTEFPGTGVLVLCAHVEVQHAIDALSGGGGISYLLNSRVADIEDFVDILKRIAKGACIIGPAVAHALVSVRQNDDPLAALSAREHEVLRLMAEGRSNTGIARRLFLAEGTIEKHVHSIMTKLGIPETRDDHRRVQAVIAFLHGR comes from the coding sequence ATGACGGATCCGACCGATAGCCGACCCGACTTGGCGGGCCCCGTGGCAGCCGCCGCGGACCGGGTGATCGTGGCGGGGCATGACGTACTGTTCCGCGAGGGCTTGGCGTGCCTTCTCTCACATTGGGGTTTCCACGTCGTGGCGACGGCGGGCGGGGTAACCCAGCTACTACCGCTGGTGCGGGCCACCGCGCCTGAGCTCGTGGTGATCAGCATCCCGATACCGGCTGATCACCCAGAGGAATACGAGGCGGCTCGGTTGATCCGTACCGAGTTCCCGGGGACGGGTGTGCTGGTGCTGTGCGCTCACGTTGAAGTTCAACACGCGATCGACGCGCTGTCCGGCGGCGGCGGGATCAGCTATTTGCTCAACAGTCGGGTAGCTGACATCGAGGATTTCGTCGACATCCTCAAACGCATCGCCAAGGGCGCGTGCATCATCGGCCCCGCAGTCGCCCATGCATTGGTGTCGGTGCGACAGAATGACGATCCGCTTGCCGCTCTCAGTGCGCGGGAGCACGAGGTGCTCAGACTGATGGCCGAAGGCCGCTCGAACACCGGCATCGCACGCCGGCTGTTCCTGGCGGAAGGCACCATCGAGAAGCATGTGCACAGCATCATGACCAAGCTCGGGATCCCCGAGACCAGAGATGACCATCGGCGGGTCCAGGCAGTCATCGCGTTTCTTCACGGCCGGTGA
- a CDS encoding molybdopterin-dependent oxidoreductase has protein sequence MAAGNQLETLLDRHQPPSVRHERIDQRRFGGGIPQVPARFPSIRLGSRWVSALWLLPIGGLTLIIVIAVAQQLRQYNWIQDFIARYPGTSSSFASPVHNGFPAWLRWQHFFNIMFMMFILRSGLQILADHPRLYLNSGCRPGSEWMRMRAEVPKDRMDKSDPPQVWTSKDDAVALPKWLGIPGFRHSIGLARWWHLSFDLLWLLNGAAFYVLLFSTGQWHRIVPRSWDVFPNALSTAVQYASLQFPDNLGFTLYNGLQVLAYFITVFIAAPLAFATGLLQAPAVAARFGTGRGPLNRQVARTVHFGVWLWMVTFIVAHVTMVMTTGAVENLNHMTLGTDTHSYWALAIFGLAAAVVITLWLAASPLTIRYPRLVQNTGRLIVGWAKAWMERAHPRASYTDKNISPYLWANGTLPDSEHYRRLQRGAWSQYTLPIKGLVATPIELSYRGLLTLPKHEQITGHYCIQGWSGVAKWGGVRMADILTMVQPLPEARWVVFYSFADGAEPGHGRYYDCHRIEHMREPMALLAYEMNGERLSETHGAPLRLRNELELGFKQVKWIEAIEFVADFRDVGWGCGGYNEDHEYYGYRMPI, from the coding sequence ATGGCAGCCGGTAACCAGCTGGAGACACTGTTGGATCGTCACCAGCCCCCTAGTGTTCGGCACGAACGCATCGACCAACGACGGTTCGGCGGCGGCATACCCCAAGTGCCGGCCCGGTTCCCGTCGATACGGCTCGGCAGCCGCTGGGTCAGTGCCTTGTGGTTGCTGCCCATTGGGGGGCTCACGCTGATCATCGTCATCGCGGTGGCCCAACAACTCCGCCAGTACAACTGGATACAGGACTTCATCGCACGCTATCCGGGCACATCATCGAGCTTTGCGTCGCCGGTGCACAACGGATTCCCCGCCTGGCTGCGCTGGCAACACTTCTTCAACATCATGTTCATGATGTTCATCCTCCGATCGGGATTACAGATCCTGGCCGACCATCCACGGCTGTATCTGAACTCGGGCTGTCGGCCGGGCAGTGAGTGGATGCGGATGCGCGCTGAAGTACCCAAAGACCGGATGGACAAGAGCGACCCGCCGCAGGTGTGGACTTCCAAGGACGATGCGGTGGCTCTGCCGAAATGGCTGGGAATACCGGGTTTTCGTCATTCTATCGGCCTGGCCCGCTGGTGGCATCTCAGCTTCGACCTGCTCTGGCTGCTCAACGGTGCAGCGTTCTATGTGCTGCTGTTCAGCACCGGGCAATGGCACCGCATAGTCCCCCGGTCGTGGGATGTCTTTCCCAACGCGCTGTCCACCGCAGTGCAATACGCCTCGCTACAGTTCCCGGACAACCTGGGTTTCACCCTGTACAACGGCCTGCAAGTGTTGGCGTACTTCATCACGGTTTTCATCGCCGCACCACTGGCATTCGCGACCGGCCTGCTGCAGGCACCAGCGGTCGCCGCCCGATTCGGCACCGGACGCGGGCCGCTCAACCGCCAGGTCGCCCGCACCGTGCACTTCGGAGTCTGGTTGTGGATGGTGACCTTCATCGTCGCCCACGTCACCATGGTGATGACCACCGGTGCGGTGGAAAACCTCAACCACATGACGCTGGGCACCGACACCCATTCATATTGGGCTCTGGCGATATTCGGCCTGGCAGCCGCGGTCGTCATCACGCTGTGGCTGGCCGCCTCGCCGCTGACAATTCGGTATCCCCGGCTGGTGCAGAACACCGGACGGCTCATCGTCGGGTGGGCCAAAGCCTGGATGGAACGCGCCCACCCCCGCGCTTCGTACACGGACAAGAACATCTCGCCCTACTTGTGGGCCAACGGCACCCTGCCCGACTCCGAGCACTACCGCAGATTGCAGCGCGGAGCCTGGTCGCAGTACACGCTGCCCATCAAGGGCTTGGTGGCCACCCCGATCGAGTTGTCCTACCGAGGATTGCTGACACTGCCCAAACACGAACAGATCACCGGGCACTACTGCATTCAGGGCTGGTCGGGGGTGGCCAAGTGGGGCGGGGTCCGGATGGCCGACATCCTGACGATGGTGCAGCCGCTGCCCGAGGCGCGATGGGTGGTGTTCTACTCGTTCGCCGACGGTGCCGAACCCGGCCATGGGCGCTACTACGACTGTCACCGCATCGAACACATGCGTGAGCCGATGGCGTTGCTGGCCTACGAGATGAACGGCGAACGGCTCAGCGAGACCCACGGTGCGCCACTGCGCCTGCGCAACGAGCTGGAACTCGGCTTCAAACAAGTCAAATGGATCGAGGCCATCGAATTCGTTGCCGATTTTCGCGACGTCGGATGGGGCTGCGGCGGGTACAACGAGGACCACGAGTACTACGGCTACCGCATGCCGATCTAA